Proteins encoded by one window of Fodinicurvata sediminis DSM 21159:
- a CDS encoding methyl-accepting chemotaxis protein — MSELDGNHQAGTLIDRVAEIAGGLGLELTDVAGDVESIARNVEEQAGSLNELSSQANRVSERNHRILEMAASAQETASSASQEVSGSRETMDSGLEKIRSLVQSVNNMESQLSGLQEALDKVARVAAGIDAIAKQTNLLALNATIEAARAGEAGKGFAVVAGEVKELASQTSKATAEIDETLSQLTSQAQHLISMGTESTQQAEAVREGTESLDGLLGKLQQAMEAVDGRAGDIARDAGDIDEGSRQLAETLNGMTGGVTQSGETLKESRDRINSLISTGENLLGLVADSQENTLDRPFIELARETAQYCADAFEKALSQNEIPQADLFSRDYKTIPGTNPEQHMAPFTDLTDRLLPEFQEAALEQDERIVFCACIDTEGYIPTHNRKFSAPQGNDPVWNNANCRNRRLFNDRVGLAAGRNTKPFLLQTYRRDMGGGQFVLMKDVSVPIYVGGQHWGALRLAYRPNN; from the coding sequence ATGAGCGAGCTGGATGGAAACCATCAGGCGGGAACACTGATCGACCGTGTTGCCGAAATCGCGGGAGGCCTGGGGCTGGAATTGACGGACGTTGCCGGCGATGTGGAGAGCATTGCCCGCAATGTGGAAGAGCAGGCCGGTTCACTCAACGAGCTGTCATCACAGGCCAATCGCGTTTCCGAACGCAATCACCGCATCCTGGAAATGGCGGCCTCGGCCCAGGAAACGGCTTCCAGTGCATCGCAAGAGGTCTCAGGATCGCGAGAGACCATGGACAGCGGATTGGAGAAGATCCGCAGCCTGGTGCAGTCCGTAAACAATATGGAAAGCCAGCTTTCCGGCCTGCAGGAAGCCCTGGACAAGGTTGCACGGGTAGCTGCCGGGATTGACGCCATCGCCAAGCAGACCAACCTGTTGGCGCTGAACGCCACCATCGAGGCGGCGCGGGCCGGGGAGGCCGGAAAGGGCTTTGCCGTGGTTGCCGGCGAGGTGAAGGAATTGGCAAGTCAGACCAGTAAGGCAACCGCAGAAATCGACGAAACCCTCAGCCAACTGACCAGCCAGGCGCAGCACCTTATCTCGATGGGTACGGAAAGCACACAGCAGGCCGAGGCTGTGCGTGAGGGGACAGAAAGCCTCGACGGCTTGCTGGGTAAGCTACAGCAGGCCATGGAAGCCGTGGATGGCCGTGCCGGGGACATTGCCCGGGATGCCGGTGATATCGACGAAGGCTCGCGGCAATTGGCCGAGACCCTGAACGGCATGACCGGAGGGGTTACGCAATCGGGGGAAACTCTCAAGGAAAGCAGGGATCGTATCAACAGCCTGATCTCCACTGGTGAGAACCTGTTGGGCCTGGTGGCGGACAGTCAGGAGAATACCCTGGATCGTCCTTTTATCGAGTTGGCCAGGGAAACGGCACAGTACTGTGCTGATGCGTTTGAAAAGGCACTGTCACAGAACGAGATCCCTCAAGCAGATCTGTTCAGCCGGGATTATAAAACGATTCCCGGAACGAACCCAGAGCAGCACATGGCTCCCTTCACGGATCTGACGGACCGGCTGCTGCCGGAATTCCAGGAAGCAGCCCTTGAGCAGGATGAGCGGATCGTCTTCTGCGCCTGCATCGATACCGAGGGGTATATCCCGACGCACAACAGGAAGTTCTCCGCCCCCCAGGGCAACGATCCCGTTTGGAACAATGCCAATTGCCGCAATCGACGGCTGTTCAACGATCGCGTGGGTCTGGCAGCCGGCAGGAATACAAAACCTTTCCTGCTGCAGACCTATCGCCGTGACATGGGCGGAGGGCAGTTCGTCCTGATGAAGGATGTTTCAGTTCCAATATATGTCGGTGGACAGCACTGGGGTGCACTGCGGCTGGCCTACAGGCCCAACAACTGA
- a CDS encoding phasin family protein: MTTKKTASAQEALKPVEAAVNSGKETVDAVLKVSADAATKQYEQAFSMTKEQVEKSSNMAFKNYDEFQDLGKENLNAVVNSGTTFAKGFEAISKEMMAFTQSNMEAGLAMTKKMLGAKNLQEFTDLHGEYSRGQFDKFLAETAKLSEMSMQTANEAVAPLQTRAQATMEKVMKPAA, from the coding sequence ATGACCACAAAGAAAACCGCCTCGGCGCAGGAAGCGTTGAAGCCTGTTGAGGCCGCCGTCAATTCCGGTAAGGAAACTGTCGATGCGGTTCTCAAGGTCAGCGCCGACGCCGCAACGAAGCAGTACGAGCAGGCCTTCTCCATGACCAAGGAACAGGTCGAGAAGTCCTCCAACATGGCCTTCAAGAACTACGACGAATTCCAGGATCTCGGCAAGGAGAACCTGAATGCCGTCGTGAACTCAGGCACGACCTTTGCGAAGGGGTTCGAGGCCATCAGCAAGGAAATGATGGCGTTCACCCAGTCCAATATGGAAGCGGGCCTGGCCATGACCAAGAAGATGCTTGGTGCCAAGAACCTTCAGGAATTCACCGATCTGCACGGCGAATACAGCCGTGGCCAGTTCGACAAGTTCCTGGCGGAGACCGCAAAGCTGAGCGAGATGTCGATGCAGACGGCCAACGAAGCTGTTGCACCGCTTCAGACGCGGGCCCAGGCGACCATGGAAAAGGTCATGAAGCCGGCCGCATGA
- the clpS gene encoding ATP-dependent Clp protease adapter ClpS: MSANDGNDGDDDGSTDVVVKSRTKTKKPSLYKVLMLNDDYTPMEFVVHVLEQFFSKGREEATQIMLQVHRRGVGVCGVFTYEVAETKVTQVVDYARKHQHPLQCTLEKE, translated from the coding sequence ATGAGTGCGAATGACGGAAATGATGGAGACGACGACGGCTCCACCGACGTGGTCGTAAAGTCCAGGACAAAGACCAAGAAGCCGTCGCTCTACAAGGTTCTGATGCTGAATGACGACTATACGCCGATGGAGTTCGTCGTTCATGTCCTGGAGCAGTTCTTCTCGAAAGGTCGGGAAGAGGCCACGCAGATCATGCTTCAGGTGCACCGCCGGGGTGTCGGCGTGTGTGGTGTCTTTACATATGAAGTAGCGGAAACCAAGGTTACACAGGTGGTCGATTACGCGCGCAAGCACCAGCACCCCCTGCAGTGCACGCTGGAAAAGGAGTAG
- a CDS encoding D-alanyl-D-alanine carboxypeptidase, protein MISTSFTHLAARFLCVFAAVFLLSAAAQANPKYASIIMDYQTGKVLHSSSADAQRYPASLTKMMTLYMVFEQLDKGNMTLDQPLTVSPRAAGMPPSKLGLRAGETIRLKDAIGVLVTRSANDVAVVIAESISGTEWDFAQQMTRKAQQLGLRNTTFRNASGLPDRGQITTARDMAYLSKALLDHFPHHYKYFSTQQYSYRGQTINSTNKLLKRYDGVDGIKTGYINASGFNLAASAVRNGRRIIAVVFGGRTSRTRDDHMVTLLNRGFDKAKQLRVANQITPTGPAAPKPIQLASAVASTQAADRDNKSTSSGLSLISKAEASTGDATYAEGDASTSGIWAIQVGAFRSSQSAQDMAGKAAERIRGLSLEHVAVSSTQGTKGALYRARLIGLAENQAKGACKSLSSEGMDCLVVNPSGG, encoded by the coding sequence ATGATTTCCACATCATTCACACACTTGGCAGCTAGATTTCTCTGCGTATTCGCAGCGGTATTCCTGCTTTCCGCGGCCGCCCAGGCCAATCCGAAATACGCCTCCATCATCATGGACTACCAGACAGGCAAAGTCCTGCACTCTTCCAGTGCCGATGCTCAGCGCTATCCTGCCTCGCTGACCAAGATGATGACGCTGTATATGGTGTTCGAGCAGCTGGACAAGGGAAACATGACCCTTGATCAGCCCCTTACGGTTTCACCGCGTGCCGCTGGCATGCCGCCGTCGAAACTGGGCCTGCGCGCTGGCGAGACCATTCGCCTGAAGGACGCCATTGGCGTCCTTGTGACGCGCTCGGCCAATGACGTGGCGGTGGTCATTGCCGAAAGCATTTCCGGAACGGAGTGGGACTTTGCCCAGCAGATGACTCGCAAGGCGCAACAGCTCGGCCTGCGCAATACCACCTTCCGCAATGCGTCCGGCCTGCCGGACCGAGGACAGATCACCACGGCGCGCGACATGGCCTATCTTTCAAAGGCCCTGCTCGACCATTTTCCGCATCACTACAAGTATTTCTCGACCCAGCAATACAGCTATCGCGGACAGACCATCAACAGCACCAACAAGCTGCTGAAACGCTATGACGGGGTTGATGGTATCAAGACCGGATACATCAACGCCTCGGGCTTCAATCTTGCGGCCTCGGCCGTGCGCAATGGGCGCCGGATCATTGCGGTTGTCTTTGGAGGCCGCACCTCGCGCACACGTGATGATCACATGGTGACGCTGCTGAATCGCGGATTTGACAAGGCTAAGCAACTTCGTGTCGCCAACCAGATCACGCCAACAGGCCCGGCAGCACCCAAACCCATCCAGCTTGCCTCTGCGGTCGCTTCGACACAGGCGGCCGACAGGGATAACAAGAGCACCTCCTCGGGTCTGTCCCTCATTTCAAAGGCCGAAGCTTCGACTGGCGATGCCACCTATGCCGAAGGCGATGCCTCCACCTCCGGCATCTGGGCGATCCAGGTCGGTGCCTTCCGCAGTTCCCAGTCAGCGCAAGACATGGCTGGAAAAGCTGCCGAACGGATCCGTGGATTGTCCCTTGAGCACGTCGCTGTCAGCAGCACCCAGGGCACAAAAGGTGCGCTTTATCGCGCCCGTCTGATTGGCCTTGCGGAGAATCAGGCCAAGGGGGCCTGCAAGTCGCTGTCTTCCGAAGGAATGGATTGTCTGGTGGTAAATCCCTCGGGCGGCTGA